Proteins from a single region of Treponema primitia ZAS-1:
- a CDS encoding Fur family transcriptional regulator, producing the protein MSIANADRKHSKKRDAILERIRSTTSHPGAQWVYDQLKSDIPGLSLATVYRNINLFRREGSVISVGVVDGEERFDGRVAPHPHFVCDCCGRVIDYDAPELPAEFSKIMENLKNLSHTQDGFVIDYRKTVFSGLCAECVHKQVKTTA; encoded by the coding sequence ATGTCAATAGCTAATGCGGACAGAAAGCATAGTAAAAAAAGGGACGCGATTTTAGAGCGCATCCGGTCCACCACCTCCCATCCCGGCGCCCAGTGGGTATACGATCAGCTAAAATCGGATATCCCCGGCCTTTCTCTGGCCACGGTGTACCGGAACATCAACCTATTCCGGCGGGAAGGGTCGGTGATATCCGTAGGGGTTGTTGACGGAGAAGAACGGTTTGACGGCCGGGTGGCGCCCCATCCCCATTTTGTATGCGATTGCTGCGGCAGGGTCATAGATTACGATGCTCCGGAACTTCCGGCTGAATTTTCCAAAATTATGGAAAATTTAAAGAATTTGTCCCATACTCAAGATGGGTTCGTTATTGATTACCGCAAGACCGTATTCAGCGGCCTTTGCGCCGAGTGTGTACATAAGCAAGTGAAAACCACGGCTTAA
- a CDS encoding NADH peroxidase: protein MKKWVCQVCGYVFTGDKAPDVCPQCKAPASKFTEQKEGAAYAAVHTVGVAKGVEEDILTDLRANFNGECTEVGMYLAMGRVAEREGYPEIAEAFKRYAFEEADHASRFAELLGEVITDSTKKNLELRAEAEHGACAGKVDLAKRAKERNYDAIHDTVHEMARDEARHGAGFVGLLKRYFK from the coding sequence ATGAAGAAATGGGTATGTCAAGTTTGCGGGTACGTTTTTACCGGGGATAAGGCTCCTGATGTCTGTCCGCAATGTAAAGCTCCGGCGTCCAAGTTCACCGAGCAGAAAGAAGGGGCCGCCTATGCCGCGGTTCATACCGTTGGTGTCGCCAAGGGCGTTGAAGAGGATATCCTGACCGATCTTAGGGCCAACTTTAACGGCGAATGCACCGAAGTGGGCATGTACCTGGCCATGGGCCGGGTCGCCGAACGGGAAGGCTATCCCGAAATTGCGGAAGCCTTCAAACGCTATGCCTTTGAGGAAGCGGATCATGCTTCCCGGTTTGCCGAACTTCTGGGCGAAGTCATCACCGACAGCACCAAGAAAAACCTGGAACTCCGGGCGGAAGCCGAACACGGCGCCTGCGCCGGCAAGGTCGACCTGGCCAAACGCGCCAAGGAACGGAACTACGACGCCATCCACGATACGGTCCACGAAATGGCCCGTGACGAAGCCCGCCACGGCGCCGGCTTTGTGGGGCTGCTGAAACGGTATTTCAAATAA
- a CDS encoding GntR family transcriptional regulator, with product MDKIDRRQTRDIIAAMLRQNIFSGKLADGEELGQEELAEKLRLSRMPVREAFQLLETEGFFRRLPNRHMQVVGPREKTIRETFSLLAAVETEIALLALRNGVDLSPLENAGESQFHHTLSRISGNYYIERIHAGLLNGYPRYVWESLPGRDDAAALQRNMLDALKSADEAAAVRAIGKYYRSLAEALISPVKETSVGQSGAN from the coding sequence TTGGATAAAATTGATCGTCGGCAAACCAGGGATATCATTGCCGCCATGCTTCGTCAGAACATTTTCTCCGGAAAACTCGCTGATGGGGAAGAGTTGGGGCAAGAGGAACTCGCGGAAAAATTGCGACTATCCCGTATGCCGGTGCGGGAAGCTTTCCAGCTTCTGGAGACCGAGGGGTTTTTTCGGCGTCTGCCCAACCGTCACATGCAGGTAGTGGGGCCCCGGGAAAAAACCATTCGGGAAACGTTCAGTCTCCTGGCGGCGGTGGAAACGGAAATTGCCCTGCTGGCCCTCCGGAACGGGGTGGATCTTTCCCCCCTGGAAAATGCCGGCGAAAGTCAGTTTCACCACACCCTTTCCCGTATAAGCGGTAACTATTATATAGAGCGTATCCATGCGGGGCTCCTGAACGGATATCCCCGGTATGTGTGGGAAAGTCTGCCCGGGCGAGATGATGCGGCAGCCTTGCAGCGGAATATGCTGGACGCCCTGAAGTCCGCCGATGAAGCAGCCGCAGTCCGGGCAATCGGAAAATACTATCGATCCCTGGCGGAGGCCCTCATCTCGCCGGTAAAGGAGACCAGTGTTGGGCAATCTGGAGCCAATTAA